A stretch of the Argentina anserina chromosome 6, drPotAnse1.1, whole genome shotgun sequence genome encodes the following:
- the LOC126799844 gene encoding HVA22-like protein f — MGVLATIAKNLDTIIGPGITLIFPLYATMRAIETPSALDDQQWLTYWVLYSFITLFELFCWKVLAWIPIWPYMKLLFCMWLVLPKFNGAAYIYENVVRKYVKPGEYINFVSFSSSKRPEGQNKVLQMMSLDARKSVERFIDQYGPAAFERVVKAAEREAKKH, encoded by the exons ATGGGTGTTCTTGCTACGATTGCGAAGAATTTGGATACCATAATCGG GCCAGGAATTACACTTATTTTTCCTTT ATATGCAACAATGAGGGCAATAGAGACCCCTTCGGCACTAGACGATCAGCAGTGGCTTACATATTGGGTTTTATATTCTTTCATCACATTATTCGAGCTGTTCTGCTGGAAAGTCCTGGCTTG GATTCCAATATGGCCATATATGAAGCTGTTGTTTTGCATGTGGTTGGTGTTGCCAAAATTCAATGGGGCAGCCTACATCTATGAAAATGTTGTAAGGAAATATGTGAAGCCTGGTGAGTATATCAATTTCGTCAGCTTCTCATCATCAAAGCGCCCAGAGGGACAGAATAAGGTCCTCCAGATGATGAGCCTGGATGCCAGGAAATCCGTAGAGCGTTTTATCGATCAATATGGGCCCGCAGCTTTCGAAAGAGTCGTCAAAGCA GCTGAAAGAGAGGCAAAGAAGCACTGA
- the LOC126801238 gene encoding serine carboxypeptidase 1-like: MKLLFLSCLLLLWVSCNSANQVSNLKTLIKSKKHQKPLQSQLQNGLDQVGNNSGSPVSHDFGSKEADKIDALPGQPTEGVNFDQYAGYVTVDATAGRALFYYFVESPQDSSTKPLVLWLNGGPGCSSLGYGAMEELGPFRVNGDGVSLYKNYYAWNNEANVLFLESPAGVGFSYSNTTSDYQNVGDNKTASDSYKFLINWLEKFPEYKTRDFYITGESYAGHYVPQLAYTIVSENKITNETKINLKGIAIGNAWIDDSTGDQGNFYYLWTHALNSDETNAGIIKYCDFVTYNYSDACEKFKNQSDQEAGDIDPYNIYAPLCDSESKPAGKTGAVYEFDPCSDIYVNTYLNLPAVQAALHARPTQWSACGAVGWTDSPMTVLPIMQELIANGIRLWVYSGDVDSVVSVTSTRYAINTMKLKTETPFRAWYSSTDEVGGYVIEFEGLVFATVRGAGHEVPSYQPERSLTLFSAFINGTPLPSS, translated from the exons ATGAAGCTTTTGTTCCTCTCATGTTTGCTGCTTCTCTGGGTATCATGCAACAGCGCTAACCAAGTTAGCAACCTCAAAACGTTGATCAAGTCTAAAAAACATCAAAAGCCTCTTCAGTCTCAGTTGCAGAATGGCTTAGATCAGGTCGGAAATAACTCCGGTTCTCCTGTGAGCCATGATTTTGGATCAAAGGAAGCTGATAAGATCGACGCTCTGCCGGGACAACCAACCGAAGGAGTGAATTTTGATCAGTATGCAGGATATGTTACGGTTGACGCTACTGCTGGGAGAGCATTGTTCTACTATTTTGTAGAGTCGCCTCAGGACTCTTCAACCAAACCTCTGGTGCTATGGTTGAATGGAG GACCAGGATGCTCATCTCTTGGATATGGAGCCATGGAAGAACTGGGACCGTTCAGAGTCAATGGTGATGGAGTTTCACTATACAAGAATTATTATGCATGGAACAATG AGGCAAATGTCCTGTTCTTGGAGTCACCAGCAGGAGTTGGGTTCTCATACTCAAACACAACATCTGACTACCAAAACGTGGGCGATAACAAAACTGCCTCAGACTCATACAAGTTTCTTATAAACTGGCTAGAAAAATTTCCTGAATACAAAACCAGAGACTTCTACATCACCGGAGAGAGTTACGCCGGTCACTACGTACCTCAGCTTGCTTACACAATCGTATCTGAGAACAAAATCACCaatgaaacaaaaattaaCCTCAAAGGAATTGCA ATTGGGAATGCCTGGATTGATGACAGTACCGGTGATCAGGGTAATTTTTATTACTTGTGGACACATGCTCTGAACTCTGACGAAACCAATGCAGGAATCATCAAATATTGCGATTTTGTTACGTATAATTACTCAGATGCATGTGAAAAGTTTAAGAATCAATCAGATCAGGAGGCTGGAGATATTGATCCTTACAACATCTACGCTCCACTTTGCGATTCAGAATCGAAACCTGCAGGCAAAACTGGTGCA GTATATGAATTTGATCCATGCTCTGACATCTATGTGAACACCTACCTAAATCTTCCCGCAGTTCAAGCAGCTCTTCATGCTAGACCCACACAATGGTCAGCTTGCGG TGCTGTTGGCTGGACGGACAGCCCAATGACCGTCCTCCCCATAATGCAAGAGCTCATAGCTAATGGAATCAGATTATGGGTATATAG TGGAGATGTTGATTCAGTAGTATCAGTGACAAGTACGAGATACGCCATAAACACGATGAAATTAAAGACTGAGACTCCATTTCGGGCATGGTACTCTAGCACAGATGAGGTTGGGGGATATGTGATTGAGTTCGAGGGGTTGGTATTTGCAACAGTAAGGGGAGCAGGCCATGAGGTTCCAAGCTACCAACCAGAGCGATCACTCACCTTGTTCTCAGCTTTCATTAATGGAACACCACTGCCTTCATCTTGA
- the LOC126801239 gene encoding uncharacterized protein LOC126801239 isoform X1, whose product MLYIFCWKMNDVQDLTLIRDSLIHIFIFWLLFKSWQAIWWKGLESSVQSLREMVFTNDVQNGLLAPSIFAVDMKNYMIEDVDEDTEVCSSHVVSSHACARVQLLLVVLYGTFVLQG is encoded by the exons ATGttgtatatattttgttgGAAGATGAATGACGTGCAGGACTTGACTCTTATCAGAGACTCATTGATTCACATCTTCATCTTTTGGCTGCTCTTTAAGAG TTGGCAAGCAATATGGTGGAAGGGTTTAGAGAGTTCAGTGCAATCTTTGAGGGAGATGGTGTTCACCAACGATGTGCAGAATGGTCTCCTAGCACCCTCTATATTTGCAgtag ACATGAAAAATTACATGATTGAAGATGTAGATGAAGATACTGAAG TCTGCTCCTCCCATGTGGTGTCCTCCCATGCTTGCGCCCGTGTACAACTGCTGCTTGTAGTACTTTATGGCACTTTTGTGTTGCAAGGATAA
- the LOC126801239 gene encoding uncharacterized protein LOC126801239 isoform X2 encodes MLYIFCWKMNDVQDLTLIRDSLIHIFIFWLLFKSWQAIWWKGLESSVQSLREMVFTNDVQNGLLAPSIFAVDMKNYMIEDVDEDTEVPCAICADA; translated from the exons ATGttgtatatattttgttgGAAGATGAATGACGTGCAGGACTTGACTCTTATCAGAGACTCATTGATTCACATCTTCATCTTTTGGCTGCTCTTTAAGAG TTGGCAAGCAATATGGTGGAAGGGTTTAGAGAGTTCAGTGCAATCTTTGAGGGAGATGGTGTTCACCAACGATGTGCAGAATGGTCTCCTAGCACCCTCTATATTTGCAgtag ACATGAAAAATTACATGATTGAAGATGTAGATGAAGATACTGAAG TGCCTTGTGCTATTTGTGCGGATGCTTGA
- the LOC126797235 gene encoding LOW QUALITY PROTEIN: serine carboxypeptidase 1-like (The sequence of the model RefSeq protein was modified relative to this genomic sequence to represent the inferred CDS: inserted 1 base in 1 codon): MYYTGPGCSSLGYGVMEELGPFRVNGDGVSLYKNDYSWYNEANVLFLESPAGVGFSYSNTTSDYKNVGDNKTASDSYKFLINWLEKFPEYKTRDFYITGESYAGHYVPQPAYTIVSERNCRELILISRSYMQIGNAWIDATTGHMGKYDYLWAHALNSDETNAGINKYCDFVTFNYSDACEKYLNKSHEEVGNIEXYNIYAPFCNSESKPAGNTMLIVHDHLQAYEFDPCSDNYVQTYLNLLAVQVALHVRPTQWSACGDVVWTDSPITVLPIIQELIANGIRLWIYSGDVDSVVAVTTTRYAINTLKSKTETPFQAWYSSTDEVGGYVIEYEGLVFATVRGAGHEVPSYQPERSLTLFSAFINGTPLPSS, translated from the exons ATGTATTATACTG GACCAGGATGCTCATCTCTTGGATATGGAGTCATGGAAGAACTGGGACCTTTCAGAGTCAATGGTGATGGAGTTTCACTATACAAGAATGATTATTCATGGTACAATG AGGCAAATGTCCTGTTCTTGGAGTCACCAGCAGGAGTTGGGTTCTCATACTCAAACACAACATCTGACTACAAAAACGTGGGTGACAACAAAACTGCCTCAGACTCGTACAAATTTCTTATAAACTGGCTAGAAAAATTTCCTGAATACAAAACCAGAGACTTCTACATCACCGGAGAGAGTTACGCCGGTCACTACGTACCTCAGCCTGCTTACACAATCGTATCTGAAAGGAATTGCCGTGAGTTGATTTTGATCTCGCgttc ATATATGCAGATTGGGAATGCCTGGATTGATGCCACTACCGGTCACATGGGTAAATATGATTATCTGTGGGCACATGCTTTGAATTCTGACGAAACCAATGCAGGAATCAACAAATATTGCGATTTCGTTACGTTTAATTACTCAGATGCATGTGAAAAGTATCTGAATAAATCACATGAGGAGGTTGGAAATATTG ATTACAATATCTACGCTCCTTTTTGCAATTCAGAATCAAAACCTGCAGGCAATAC AATGTTGATTGTACATGATCATCTGCAGGCATATGAATTTGATCCATGCTCTGACAACTATGTGCAAACCTACCTAAATCTTCTGGCAGTTCAAGTAGCTCTTCATGTTAGACCCACACAATGGTCAGCTTGCGG TGATGTTGTCTGGACGGACAGCCCAATAACCGTCCTCCCCATAATACAAGAGCTCATAGCTAATGGAATCAGATTATGGATATATAG TGGAGATGTTGATTCGGTAGTAGCAGTGACAACTACGAGATACGCCATAAACACGCTGAAATCAAAGACTGAGACTCCATTTCAAGCATGGTACTCTAGCACCGATGAGGTTGGTGGATATGTGATTGAGTACGAGGGGTTGGTATTTGCAACAGTAAGGGGAGCAGGCCATGAGGTTCCAAGCTACCAACCAGAGCGATCACTCACCTTGTTCTCAGCTTTCATTAATGGAACACCACTTCCTTCATCTTGA